The Enterococcus rotai genome includes a window with the following:
- a CDS encoding metallophosphoesterase family protein, whose product MTSSKRKKSSLVEIQSTLSPEIDEIGLPTELATRLDLYPENKRRPVNKTLFKNDYFQLTYNIKENSLNISSKGELVYSAIPYDTARNYIQRAAIQYLLYPEAARQYIESHQENLKTYLKLSIFQVTNKKVDEHSSEVIQAYNAIFEDPLFEIQILGRLLQHDETGALSANLAGKFLFSENVKTGISGYVSEYLNFVVQLTQTFPIMTDGKGVQLLKTQDQEGFMSDRYLTLGTDIQPALALLPQDVKETLERAIVTTKQTVSPNNRLLLRSEFGKELSEVRKKYVAHSVDPRELEHYFENVLPTENNHLINVVSDIHTIDREFAFTNDHFNILVGDISDSHVVNETIKGLYVIGNHDLANVLPKDQNIENEEREKWQPFFKNRWFQDLMQHPDESWSKLPIGNHVYYERVKVELEKRFPKMHVLHNNSIIHNGIRYIGLTIPVVLVRRKKALQKFIFKALTQLLNNEYDIPTVIVSHTPLFNELSMLSPKSTAYNKEYNCSELKIEKLFEEYNIIGAIHGHHHIPASSGRYKMVTFAGKELFVVCSIYSKLNTGFELMNLINASSMKDENLEIE is encoded by the coding sequence ATGACATCAAGTAAGCGTAAAAAGTCTTCATTAGTTGAAATACAAAGCACATTATCACCTGAAATAGATGAAATAGGGCTACCAACAGAACTTGCAACTCGCCTTGATTTGTACCCAGAAAATAAGCGACGACCAGTCAATAAAACGTTGTTTAAAAATGATTACTTTCAATTAACCTATAATATAAAAGAAAACTCGTTGAATATATCGTCAAAAGGTGAGCTTGTTTATTCGGCGATTCCATATGACACTGCTAGAAACTATATACAACGTGCCGCAATTCAGTATTTACTTTATCCAGAAGCAGCTCGTCAATATATCGAATCCCATCAAGAAAATCTAAAAACCTATCTTAAGTTAAGTATTTTCCAGGTAACGAACAAAAAGGTGGACGAGCATTCTTCTGAAGTGATTCAAGCTTATAATGCGATATTCGAAGATCCCTTATTCGAGATTCAAATTCTAGGACGTTTACTTCAACATGATGAAACAGGTGCTCTCTCTGCTAATCTGGCAGGGAAATTTTTATTTAGTGAAAATGTAAAAACAGGAATATCAGGCTATGTTTCAGAATACTTAAATTTTGTTGTTCAGTTGACTCAAACCTTTCCTATAATGACTGATGGGAAAGGTGTTCAACTATTAAAAACACAGGACCAAGAAGGTTTTATGTCAGATAGATACTTAACATTAGGCACGGATATTCAACCAGCTTTAGCTTTACTTCCTCAAGACGTCAAAGAAACGCTAGAAAGAGCGATCGTTACCACCAAGCAAACTGTATCGCCAAATAATAGACTGCTTTTACGATCAGAATTTGGTAAAGAGCTATCTGAAGTTCGGAAAAAATACGTGGCTCATAGTGTAGATCCAAGAGAGCTAGAACACTATTTTGAAAATGTACTTCCAACAGAAAATAACCATTTAATAAATGTTGTTTCTGACATTCATACAATTGATAGAGAATTTGCATTTACGAATGACCATTTTAATATTTTAGTGGGTGATATTTCTGACTCTCATGTTGTGAATGAAACTATTAAGGGGCTTTATGTTATAGGCAATCATGACTTAGCAAATGTACTGCCAAAAGATCAGAATATAGAAAATGAAGAAAGGGAGAAATGGCAACCGTTTTTCAAAAACAGGTGGTTTCAAGATCTTATGCAACATCCAGATGAGTCTTGGTCCAAGTTACCTATAGGCAATCATGTTTATTATGAACGTGTAAAAGTCGAACTTGAAAAACGGTTTCCCAAAATGCACGTGTTACATAATAATAGCATTATTCATAACGGTATTCGCTATATCGGACTGACGATCCCAGTTGTATTAGTGAGACGAAAAAAAGCACTACAAAAATTTATCTTTAAGGCATTGACTCAGTTACTAAACAACGAATATGATATACCCACTGTAATTGTTTCTCATACGCCATTGTTCAATGAACTAAGTATGCTTTCACCCAAAAGTACAGCTTATAATAAAGAATATAATTGTTCAGAATTGAAAATCGAAAAGCTGTTTGAGGAGTACAATATAATTGGCGCTATTCATGGTCATCATCATATACCAGCGTCTTCTGGACGATATAAGATGGTAACATTTGCAGGGAAAGAACTATTTGTTGTTTGTTCGATTTATTCTAAATTGAATACTGGATTTGAATTGATGAATCTTATAAATGCTAGTTCTATGAAAGATGAAAATTTAGAAATAGAGTAA